Proteins encoded within one genomic window of Spirulina major PCC 6313:
- a CDS encoding ArnT family glycosyltransferase, producing MAPSPAPRRDRYEPLWQEGLSLLGLFLLSAIALGWSLSSLPLQPGLETDLYRLARTTTLTTLWADPLMTHSPWHEAPLVPYLVVGAAQLWGASLMMLRLPTALLTAGSVVLLYGVTRELFPGRWMAILAGVVDLVLLPTVNGGRIAQPLGALWCWETLLLWTVLRSRRDWRWLWGMTAALNLLALTQPGSALIMTLGILTFYAADTPRLLHHPWFWLGLGVGNLPWIGSAVGQAGPIITVDQGLTSIVLYGHHPWLTESWFALSGLALVWGGCQQTLQRSRWSWSLLLRIWLLVVGLGFGLILPSQNPLLLVLPLFAILATVQLWDLQEQIQQGKLTSRWRRGSRWISGVTVFSVLVAILILKPVQPPLLRLGLAGGAIALTYTMVARLMALGDRQFLPLLLWGLYVVRLLTLPQG from the coding sequence ATGGCCCCCTCTCCTGCACCCCGGCGCGATCGCTACGAACCCCTGTGGCAAGAAGGCCTCAGTTTACTGGGATTATTTCTTCTCAGTGCGATCGCCCTCGGTTGGTCACTATCCTCCCTCCCCCTACAACCGGGTCTCGAAACCGACCTCTATCGCCTCGCCCGCACCACCACCCTCACCACCCTCTGGGCTGATCCCCTGATGACCCATTCCCCCTGGCACGAGGCTCCCCTCGTGCCCTATTTGGTGGTGGGGGCGGCGCAACTGTGGGGGGCCAGTTTGATGATGTTGCGATTGCCCACGGCCCTATTGACAGCGGGATCAGTGGTGTTGCTCTATGGTGTGACCCGTGAACTGTTTCCGGGCCGTTGGATGGCGATTTTGGCGGGGGTGGTGGATCTGGTGCTGTTGCCCACGGTGAACGGGGGGCGCATTGCCCAGCCCTTGGGGGCATTGTGGTGCTGGGAAACCCTTTTGTTATGGACGGTGTTGCGATCGCGCCGCGATTGGCGGTGGCTCTGGGGCATGACCGCCGCTCTCAACCTCCTCGCCCTCACCCAACCCGGCAGCGCCTTGATCATGACCTTAGGCATCCTCACCTTTTACGCCGCCGATACCCCCCGCCTCCTCCATCACCCCTGGTTTTGGCTGGGCCTTGGCGTGGGTAATCTACCGTGGATTGGGTCGGCTGTGGGTCAGGCTGGGCCAATCATCACGGTGGATCAGGGCCTCACCTCCATCGTGCTCTACGGTCACCATCCCTGGCTCACAGAAAGCTGGTTTGCCCTCAGTGGCTTGGCGTTGGTGTGGGGCGGCTGTCAACAGACCCTACAGCGATCGCGCTGGAGTTGGTCGCTGCTCTTGCGGATTTGGCTTTTGGTCGTGGGGCTAGGTTTTGGGCTGATCCTCCCCAGCCAAAACCCGCTGCTCCTGGTGCTGCCCCTATTCGCCATTCTCGCCACAGTCCAACTCTGGGATCTCCAGGAACAAATCCAACAGGGTAAACTCACCTCCCGCTGGCGGCGCGGCTCACGCTGGATCAGTGGGGTCACCGTCTTTTCCGTCTTGGTCGCAATCTTGATCCTCAAACCAGTACAGCCCCCACTCCTGCGCTTAGGGCTGGCCGGCGGCGCGATCGCCCTCACCTACACCATGGTGGCGCGACTCATGGCCCTCGGCGATCGGCAATTTCTGCCCCTGCTCCTGTGGGGACTCTACGTCGTGCGCCTCCTCACTCTCCCCCAAGGCTAA
- the nifJ gene encoding pyruvate:ferredoxin (flavodoxin) oxidoreductase produces the protein MTTKTYATLDGNEAVARVAYKLNEVIAIYPITPASPMGEWSDAWMSEGQTNLWGTIPSVVEMQAEGGAAGAVHGALQTGSLTTTFTASQGLLLMVPNMYKIAGELSPCVIHVAARSLAAQGLSIFGDHSDVMAARATGFGMICSASVQEAHDLALVSHAVSLETRIPFLHFFDGFRTSHEIQKIELLEDAQISSLIDMDWVFAHRDRAMTPDRPVLRGTAQNPDVYFQARESVNPFYDACADAVQATMDKLTALTGRTYQAFQYVGDPDAERVIVLMGSGCETVHETVDYLTAQGENVGVLKVRLYRPFDVVKFKAALPDTVKAIAVLDRTKEPGSAGEPLYQDVLNALVETCDGMIPKVVSGRYGLSSKEFNPAMVKSVFDNLSAAKPRNHFTVGIDDDVTHTSLSYDPSFSTEPDNVVRAMFYGLGSDGTVGANKNSIKIIGSATDNYAQGYFVYDSKKSGAVTVSHLRFGPNLIRSTYLINQANFVACHQSIFLEKLEMLKDAAQGATFLLNSADGPDQVWGKLPLEVQEQIVRKGLKFYVINAFKVARDSGMGGRINTVMQTCFFALSGVLPKEEAIAQIKKAIEKTYGKKGANIVQMNLTAVDNTLENLFEVPIGDANSPLRRLPAMPSNAPDFVRDIEGKMLIKEGDDLPVSALPCDGTYPTATSKWEKRNVAQFIPTWDPDVCVQCGKCMIVCPHGTIRGKVYSPDQLGNAPATFKSTESRDRDFTGQKFTIQVAPEDCTGCGICVDVCPAKNKSQPSRKALNMADQPPLREPERENWDFFLDLPNPDRNSLKLNQIRQQQLQEPLFEFSGACAGCGETPYLKLASQLFGDRMVIANATGCSSIYGGNLPTTPWATDAHGRGPTWSNSLFEDNAEFGMGFRVSLDKHASFAAELVAKLAPQLGDDLVSGLLNAQQVDEAEIWEQRERVATLKQHLGNIGEGDPAYAMARQLLTLADYLVKKSVWIIGGDGWAYDIGYGGLDHVLASGRNVNVLVMDTEVYSNTGGQSSKATPRGAVAKFAAGGKPSAKKDLGLIAMTYGNIYVGSVAMGARDEHTLRVFLEAEAYDGPSLIIAYSHCIAHGINMQTAMSHQKAIVDSGRWLLYRYNPDLVAQGQNPLQLDSRAPKRPVGETFNAENRFKMLTKTKPSEAKALWAEAQADVDTRWQMYQYLASRQMANSEPTESVE, from the coding sequence ATGACGACCAAAACCTATGCCACCCTCGACGGCAACGAAGCCGTTGCGCGTGTCGCCTACAAACTCAACGAAGTCATTGCGATTTATCCCATTACCCCGGCCTCTCCAATGGGGGAATGGTCCGATGCGTGGATGAGTGAAGGTCAAACCAACCTATGGGGAACGATACCGTCCGTGGTGGAAATGCAAGCGGAAGGGGGGGCGGCGGGGGCCGTCCATGGGGCCTTACAAACCGGGTCACTGACCACCACCTTTACCGCCTCACAGGGTCTTCTCCTGATGGTGCCGAACATGTATAAAATTGCCGGGGAACTGAGTCCCTGTGTGATTCATGTGGCGGCGCGATCGCTCGCGGCCCAAGGCCTCTCGATTTTTGGTGATCACAGCGATGTGATGGCCGCCCGCGCCACGGGCTTCGGGATGATCTGCTCGGCTTCCGTCCAAGAAGCTCACGATCTGGCCCTTGTTTCCCATGCGGTCAGTTTAGAAACCCGAATTCCCTTCTTGCACTTCTTCGATGGGTTCCGCACCTCCCACGAAATTCAAAAAATTGAACTGCTAGAGGATGCACAGATCAGCAGCTTGATCGATATGGATTGGGTCTTTGCCCACCGCGATCGCGCCATGACCCCCGATCGCCCCGTCCTGCGCGGCACAGCCCAAAACCCCGATGTCTATTTCCAAGCCCGCGAAAGTGTCAACCCCTTCTATGATGCCTGTGCTGATGCGGTGCAAGCGACGATGGACAAACTCACAGCCCTGACGGGACGCACCTATCAAGCCTTCCAGTATGTAGGTGATCCCGACGCGGAACGGGTGATCGTCCTGATGGGATCAGGCTGTGAAACGGTGCATGAAACCGTGGACTATCTCACCGCCCAGGGGGAAAACGTGGGGGTGCTTAAAGTGCGTCTCTATCGTCCCTTTGATGTGGTGAAGTTCAAAGCGGCTTTGCCTGATACGGTGAAGGCGATCGCCGTCCTCGACCGCACCAAGGAACCCGGCTCGGCCGGTGAACCCCTCTATCAAGACGTGCTCAATGCCCTCGTGGAAACCTGCGACGGCATGATCCCCAAAGTCGTCAGCGGGCGTTACGGCTTGTCCTCGAAAGAGTTCAACCCCGCCATGGTCAAGAGTGTCTTTGACAACCTCAGCGCGGCCAAGCCCCGCAACCATTTCACCGTCGGCATTGACGACGACGTGACCCATACCTCCCTCAGCTACGACCCCAGCTTCTCCACGGAGCCGGACAATGTGGTGCGGGCGATGTTCTACGGCTTAGGCTCCGATGGGACGGTGGGCGCGAATAAGAACTCGATCAAAATTATCGGGTCAGCCACGGACAACTACGCCCAAGGCTATTTTGTCTACGACTCGAAGAAATCCGGGGCGGTGACGGTGTCTCACCTACGCTTTGGGCCGAATCTGATTCGCAGTACCTATTTGATCAACCAAGCCAACTTTGTCGCCTGTCACCAATCGATCTTCCTGGAAAAGCTCGAAATGCTCAAGGATGCGGCCCAAGGGGCAACCTTCTTGCTCAACAGTGCTGATGGGCCGGATCAAGTGTGGGGTAAACTGCCCCTCGAAGTGCAAGAGCAGATTGTCCGTAAGGGTCTGAAGTTCTACGTGATCAATGCCTTTAAGGTGGCACGGGACAGCGGTATGGGCGGCCGGATCAATACCGTGATGCAAACCTGCTTCTTTGCGTTGTCGGGGGTGTTGCCCAAAGAAGAAGCGATCGCCCAAATCAAGAAAGCGATCGAAAAAACCTACGGCAAGAAAGGGGCCAACATCGTCCAGATGAACCTCACAGCCGTTGACAATACCCTGGAAAATCTCTTTGAAGTGCCGATTGGCGATGCTAACTCGCCCCTGCGCCGCCTGCCTGCGATGCCCAGCAATGCCCCGGATTTTGTCCGCGACATCGAAGGCAAAATGTTGATTAAAGAAGGGGATGATCTGCCCGTCAGTGCGCTGCCCTGCGATGGCACCTATCCCACAGCTACGTCGAAATGGGAAAAACGCAACGTGGCGCAATTCATCCCCACCTGGGACCCGGATGTCTGTGTGCAGTGCGGCAAATGTATGATCGTCTGTCCCCACGGTACGATTCGCGGCAAAGTGTACAGCCCGGATCAGTTGGGCAATGCGCCGGCCACGTTTAAATCCACCGAAAGCCGCGATCGCGACTTCACCGGCCAAAAATTCACCATCCAAGTGGCCCCCGAAGACTGCACCGGCTGCGGCATTTGCGTCGATGTGTGCCCCGCAAAAAATAAATCGCAACCGTCGCGCAAGGCGTTGAACATGGCAGATCAACCGCCCCTGCGTGAGCCGGAACGGGAAAACTGGGACTTCTTCCTTGACCTGCCCAACCCCGATCGCAACAGCCTCAAACTCAACCAAATTCGCCAACAGCAACTCCAAGAACCGCTGTTTGAATTCTCCGGAGCCTGTGCCGGGTGTGGGGAAACGCCCTATCTAAAATTGGCCTCGCAACTGTTCGGCGATCGCATGGTGATCGCTAACGCCACGGGTTGCTCGTCGATCTACGGCGGCAACTTACCCACCACCCCCTGGGCCACCGATGCCCACGGCCGCGGCCCCACCTGGTCAAACTCCCTCTTTGAAGACAACGCCGAGTTTGGCATGGGCTTCCGGGTTTCCCTTGATAAACACGCTAGTTTTGCTGCTGAACTGGTGGCAAAACTAGCCCCGCAACTGGGCGATGATCTCGTGTCGGGATTATTGAACGCTCAACAGGTGGACGAAGCGGAAATTTGGGAACAGCGCGAACGGGTGGCAACCCTGAAGCAACACCTCGGCAACATCGGCGAAGGTGATCCCGCCTATGCAATGGCGCGGCAACTGCTCACCCTGGCGGACTATCTGGTGAAGAAATCCGTGTGGATTATCGGTGGGGATGGCTGGGCCTATGACATTGGGTACGGTGGCTTGGATCATGTCCTGGCCAGTGGGCGCAATGTCAATGTGTTGGTGATGGACACGGAAGTCTATTCCAATACCGGTGGGCAGTCCTCGAAGGCAACCCCACGGGGCGCGGTGGCAAAATTTGCAGCGGGTGGTAAACCCTCCGCGAAGAAGGATCTCGGCTTGATTGCCATGACCTACGGCAATATTTATGTGGGGTCGGTGGCGATGGGGGCGCGGGATGAACATACGCTGCGGGTGTTCCTCGAAGCGGAAGCCTACGATGGCCCGTCGTTGATCATTGCCTATTCCCACTGCATCGCCCACGGCATCAATATGCAAACCGCGATGAGCCATCAAAAAGCGATCGTGGACAGTGGCCGCTGGTTGCTCTATCGGTACAATCCGGATCTGGTGGCTCAGGGTCAAAATCCGTTGCAGTTGGATTCGCGGGCACCGAAGCGGCCGGTGGGTGAAACCTTCAACGCGGAAAACCGATTCAAGATGTTGACGAAGACCAAACCCAGCGAGGCGAAAGCGTTGTGGGCGGAAGCTCAAGCAGATGTGGACACCCGTTGGCAGATGTATCAATACCTTGCTTCGCGGCAGATGGCGAACTCTGAACCAACGGAGAGCGTCGAATAG
- a CDS encoding dihydroorotate dehydrogenase-like protein: protein MDLTTTYLGLTLKSPLVPSAAAPLTEDLDNIKRLEDAGAAAIVLHSIFEEQLSQEEYELHHHLTYGTESFAEALSYFPEPDTFHVGAETYLEHIRLAKEMTEIPIIASLNGSTLGGWTHFAQQMEAAGADALELNIYNIPTDPNQTGADVEANYVAIAQAVKSEVSIPVALKLSPFFSNMANMAKQLDETGIDGLVLFNRFYQPDIDIDELVVRPNILLSTPQATRLPMRWIALLFGRINADLAATSGVQHGRDALKLLMAGAKITQVCSALLRHGIPYLSTIEAEMRHWMEENEYESVRQMQGSMSQVNCPDESTFERVQYMKGIQSYHPDQFTVAP from the coding sequence ATGGACTTAACAACGACCTATTTAGGTTTGACGCTGAAATCCCCCCTCGTGCCGTCAGCCGCAGCCCCCCTCACAGAAGACCTTGACAATATTAAACGCCTTGAAGATGCGGGCGCAGCTGCGATCGTCCTCCACAGCATTTTTGAGGAGCAACTGAGTCAAGAAGAATACGAACTGCACCATCATTTAACCTACGGCACCGAAAGTTTTGCCGAAGCGTTGAGCTATTTTCCAGAGCCGGACACGTTCCATGTGGGAGCAGAAACCTACTTAGAACACATCCGCTTGGCAAAGGAGATGACGGAGATTCCGATCATTGCCTCGCTGAATGGTTCGACCCTAGGCGGTTGGACGCATTTCGCCCAACAAATGGAGGCGGCGGGCGCGGATGCCTTGGAGTTGAACATTTACAACATCCCCACCGATCCCAATCAAACCGGGGCTGATGTGGAGGCGAATTATGTAGCGATCGCCCAAGCGGTGAAATCGGAAGTCTCGATTCCCGTGGCTCTTAAACTCAGCCCCTTCTTTAGCAATATGGCCAACATGGCGAAACAGCTAGACGAAACGGGCATTGATGGCTTGGTGTTGTTTAACCGCTTCTATCAACCGGATATTGATATTGATGAATTGGTGGTGCGCCCGAATATTCTGCTCAGCACGCCCCAAGCAACGCGCTTGCCGATGCGGTGGATCGCGCTTTTGTTTGGGCGGATCAATGCGGATTTGGCGGCCACCAGTGGCGTGCAGCATGGCCGCGATGCGCTCAAGTTGTTGATGGCGGGGGCGAAAATCACCCAGGTCTGTTCGGCACTGCTCCGCCATGGCATCCCGTACCTGAGCACGATTGAAGCAGAAATGCGCCATTGGATGGAAGAGAATGAATATGAATCCGTGAGGCAAATGCAGGGCAGCATGAGCCAGGTGAATTGTCCCGATGAAAGTACCTTTGAGCGGGTGCAATATATGAAGGGGATTCAGTCCTACCACCCGGATCAGTTCACCGTGGCTCCGTAG
- the aroA gene encoding 3-phosphoshikimate 1-carboxyvinyltransferase codes for MSTVALTAIADHQTLTITPPATASLQGTITIPGDKSISHRALMLGAIASGTTTIHGLLLGEDPRSTAACFRAMGARISDLNTDTVTVEGVGLGRLDEPVDVLNAGNSGTTLRLMLGLLASHPERLFTVTGDGSLRSRPMSRVIKPLSQMGAQIWGRNTHNLAPLAVYGQHLQGITYHSPIASAQVKSCILLAGLSAEGQTTVIEPALSRDHSERMLKAFGADLTVDPEQLSVTVTGHSGELTGQTVVVPGDISSAAFWLVAAAITPGSDLLIENVGMNPTRTGVLEALVMMGADITAENPRIVTGEPVADLRVRHSALKGCTIAGDIIPRLIDEVPILAVAAVFATGTTVIKDAEELRVKESDRLAVIAAELSRMGAKVTEHPDGLEITGGTPLKGTDLDSHTDHRIAMSLAIAALNASGTTHIYRAEAAAISYPDFVTTLQQAWQ; via the coding sequence ATGTCCACCGTTGCCCTGACTGCGATCGCTGATCACCAAACCCTCACCATCACGCCCCCCGCCACAGCATCCCTTCAGGGCACGATCACGATTCCCGGCGATAAATCCATTTCCCACCGGGCGTTAATGTTGGGGGCGATCGCCTCCGGAACCACCACCATTCACGGTCTTTTATTGGGGGAAGATCCCCGCAGTACAGCGGCCTGTTTTCGGGCAATGGGGGCGCGAATTTCTGACCTCAATACCGATACGGTCACCGTGGAGGGTGTGGGCTTGGGCAGACTAGATGAACCCGTTGATGTGCTCAATGCGGGCAATTCCGGGACAACGCTGCGCCTCATGCTCGGTCTGCTCGCCTCCCATCCGGAACGATTGTTTACGGTGACGGGGGATGGGTCATTGCGATCGCGCCCCATGTCCCGCGTCATCAAACCCCTCAGCCAAATGGGGGCGCAGATTTGGGGCCGCAATACCCACAACCTCGCCCCCCTCGCCGTCTACGGTCAACACCTCCAAGGCATCACCTATCATTCCCCCATCGCCTCCGCCCAAGTGAAATCCTGCATTCTCCTTGCCGGCCTCTCCGCTGAAGGGCAAACCACCGTGATCGAACCCGCCCTCTCTCGTGACCACAGCGAACGGATGTTAAAGGCATTCGGGGCAGATTTAACCGTAGACCCTGAACAATTGAGCGTCACCGTGACGGGACATAGTGGGGAATTAACCGGGCAGACGGTGGTGGTGCCGGGGGATATTAGTTCGGCGGCGTTTTGGTTGGTGGCGGCAGCGATTACCCCCGGATCGGATTTGTTGATTGAAAATGTGGGGATGAATCCGACCCGGACGGGAGTATTAGAAGCCTTGGTGATGATGGGGGCAGATATTACCGCAGAAAATCCCCGCATCGTCACAGGGGAACCGGTAGCGGATTTGCGGGTGCGTCACTCTGCGTTAAAGGGTTGTACAATCGCAGGCGATATCATCCCGCGTTTAATTGATGAAGTGCCGATCCTAGCGGTGGCGGCGGTGTTCGCAACAGGGACGACCGTGATTAAAGACGCTGAAGAATTGCGGGTTAAGGAAAGCGATCGCCTCGCCGTAATCGCAGCGGAACTGAGTCGCATGGGCGCAAAGGTGACAGAACACCCCGACGGCCTCGAAATCACCGGCGGCACGCCCCTCAAGGGCACAGATCTAGACAGCCACACCGACCACCGCATCGCCATGAGTTTAGCGATCGCCGCCCTCAACGCCAGCGGCACAACCCACATCTACCGCGCCGAAGCCGCCGCCATTTCCTACCCCGATTTTGTCACGACGCTGCAACAAGCTTGGCAGTAA
- a CDS encoding DMT family transporter, whose product MALSPMPLKIPPIALPLGASLLFAGSFIAGKYTTADLLPLTTSLWRYLAALLFLTGMAWRLPSLSLTVARRDLLPLSLLGLSGIVGYHYFFFSSLRYTAVINTAIINATNPIITSIAAAIILGETLAFKNYLGGAIAFLGVILLLTGGNLQNLITLQFNQGDGLMLLAVLCWVAYSLLLKRLSRRYSGFTLTYYAALFGVIFLLLLAAPEHPITQLRTSALSSQLGILYMGIGTSGLGYLQYNLSVIAIGATRTACIIYSFVPIFVALLSLLFFGVAIAPLMLLIMALIIAGVNLMLTPTPE is encoded by the coding sequence ATGGCTCTATCCCCGATGCCCCTGAAAATTCCGCCGATCGCCCTGCCCCTCGGCGCTAGTTTGCTGTTTGCCGGGAGTTTTATCGCGGGTAAATATACCACCGCTGATCTGCTACCCCTAACCACCTCCCTCTGGCGGTATCTGGCGGCGCTCCTGTTTCTCACGGGGATGGCGTGGCGGTTGCCTAGTCTCAGTTTAACGGTGGCACGGCGGGATCTCCTGCCCTTAAGTTTGCTCGGTTTATCGGGAATCGTCGGCTACCATTATTTTTTCTTTAGTAGTCTGCGCTATACCGCCGTAATTAACACCGCGATCATTAACGCCACCAATCCGATCATCACCAGCATTGCCGCTGCGATCATCCTGGGGGAAACCCTGGCATTCAAAAACTACTTGGGGGGTGCGATCGCCTTCCTCGGTGTGATCCTCCTCCTCACTGGCGGCAACCTCCAAAACCTGATCACCCTCCAATTCAACCAAGGCGATGGCCTGATGCTGCTGGCGGTACTCTGCTGGGTCGCCTATTCGCTGCTCCTCAAACGCCTCTCCCGCCGTTACTCTGGCTTTACCCTCACCTACTACGCCGCCCTCTTTGGCGTGATCTTTCTCCTCTTGCTCGCCGCCCCCGAACACCCGATCACCCAACTCCGCACCAGTGCCCTCTCCTCCCAACTCGGCATCCTCTACATGGGGATCGGCACATCAGGCCTGGGCTACCTGCAATACAATCTTTCCGTGATTGCGATCGGAGCGACCCGCACCGCCTGCATTATCTATAGTTTCGTGCCGATTTTTGTGGCGTTGCTGTCGTTGCTCTTTTTTGGGGTTGCGATCGCACCTCTAATGCTCCTGATCATGGCCTTGATCATTGCTGGAGTGAATCTGATGCTCACCCCCACCCCTGAGTAG
- a CDS encoding RNase A-like domain-containing protein, producing MSTQRRNSLALVVRAVGLSITFSLLSAGAASKAVLAQCVPATFPQNWLQQQEAQGGHTIARHVGRTNQQLIDRLRNSSISAASTYPNLATASTHVQAALTANATTLNNWVTGAAIGEKRAVSYAAGATVGRVAGRPAALSNIASSRNLLAVMTKTANGTCLLLTSYPTR from the coding sequence ATGTCTACCCAACGTCGGAATTCCCTAGCCTTGGTGGTTAGGGCTGTTGGCCTGTCCATTACCTTCTCTCTATTGTCGGCCGGAGCAGCGAGCAAAGCAGTGCTTGCCCAATGTGTCCCTGCTACATTTCCCCAAAATTGGTTGCAACAACAAGAAGCCCAAGGCGGCCACACGATCGCCCGTCATGTGGGCCGCACCAACCAACAGCTTATCGATCGCCTCCGCAACAGCTCCATCAGTGCCGCCAGTACCTATCCCAATTTGGCCACTGCCTCCACCCATGTTCAAGCCGCCCTCACTGCCAACGCCACAACCCTAAATAATTGGGTGACGGGGGCTGCGATCGGCGAGAAGCGGGCCGTGAGCTATGCAGCGGGGGCTACGGTTGGCCGAGTTGCCGGCCGTCCGGCTGCCCTGAGTAACATTGCCAGCAGCCGTAATCTCCTGGCCGTGATGACGAAAACGGCCAATGGAACCTGTTTGTTGCTCACATCCTACCCAACCCGTTAA
- a CDS encoding RNA-guided endonuclease InsQ/TnpB family protein: MKTLKFKLYQHKRNRYLKRTINAAGRIYNHCVALHKRYYRMWGKHLNCARLQKHIAKLRKRNPWWLQVGSQAVQDICQRIEKAYQLFFKHNKKGVRLPNFKKTRKYKSFTLKQAGYKFLGGNRVRIGNKVYQYWHSRPIEGKVKTLTIKRTPLGELFMIVTVDTLSEPQVKTETGNIAGFDFGLKTFLTCSEGFNLDAPLFFKQSLNAVRKASRELSRKQKGSAHRERARLNLSRKHEDIAHRRRDWFWKLAHRLTNQFDMLCFETLNLKAMQRLWGRKVSDLAFREFLQILEWVATKKGKRVVYVDRWFPSSKTCSSCGHILEHLDLETRHWRCPSCSAENDRDENAAMNIKVAGASAIGLGDVRQALPAIAV; encoded by the coding sequence ATGAAAACGCTCAAGTTCAAGCTCTACCAGCATAAGCGGAATCGATACCTCAAGCGGACAATCAATGCCGCAGGGCGTATCTACAACCATTGTGTTGCCCTCCACAAACGGTACTACCGAATGTGGGGCAAGCACTTGAACTGCGCCCGACTGCAAAAACACATCGCCAAGCTCCGTAAACGGAACCCCTGGTGGTTGCAGGTGGGTTCTCAAGCCGTACAGGATATCTGCCAACGAATTGAGAAAGCGTATCAACTGTTCTTCAAACACAACAAAAAAGGCGTTCGCCTGCCAAACTTTAAGAAGACCCGAAAGTACAAATCCTTCACCCTCAAGCAAGCTGGGTACAAATTCCTCGGTGGCAACCGGGTGAGGATTGGGAACAAAGTCTATCAATATTGGCACTCTCGTCCCATTGAGGGCAAGGTCAAAACCCTGACGATTAAACGAACTCCCTTGGGAGAACTGTTCATGATTGTCACGGTAGATACCCTGTCAGAACCCCAAGTCAAAACCGAGACAGGTAACATTGCTGGTTTTGATTTTGGACTCAAGACGTTTCTGACCTGTTCGGAGGGGTTCAATCTTGATGCCCCCTTGTTCTTCAAGCAGTCACTCAATGCAGTTCGCAAAGCAAGTCGAGAATTATCTCGCAAGCAAAAGGGTTCAGCCCATCGGGAACGTGCCCGATTAAACTTATCCCGCAAGCATGAAGATATTGCCCATCGACGGCGGGACTGGTTTTGGAAGTTGGCTCACCGCCTGACGAATCAGTTTGATATGCTGTGTTTTGAAACCTTGAACCTCAAGGCGATGCAGCGGCTTTGGGGGCGTAAGGTGAGTGATTTGGCGTTTCGGGAGTTTCTGCAAATCCTGGAGTGGGTGGCGACGAAGAAGGGGAAGCGGGTGGTCTATGTTGACCGCTGGTTCCCTTCGAGCAAGACCTGTTCAAGTTGTGGTCATATTTTGGAGCATCTGGATTTAGAGACTCGCCATTGGCGGTGTCCCAGTTGCTCGGCAGAGAATGATCGGGATGAGAATGCGGCGATGAATATTAAAGTGGCTGGGGCTTCAGCCATTGGGTTAGGTGATGTCAGACAGGCGTTGCCTGCTATTGCTGTTTGA